The sequence CTTGAAAGCCATATTTAACTCCATATACTTCTATATTATGATAAATGGCTTTCCTTACTACTGCTCGAATTGCAGCATTCATTCCTGGTGCATCGCCACCGCTAGTTAAAACGCCAATTTTTTTCATAGTTTTCATTCCACCTCTGGTCTTACAATTTTCTGTTCAAAAAATGTCCTCTCTTAAAAGATAATTGGAAATAAGTAAAATAGCAATTAAAATCATGTAAAATATTGCACATTTTCTCATGAAAGCCCTTTATGTATGTGACTTCCAGCCCGATTAACATATTATGGAAAAACGCGAACTAGGGTTGACATAAACTGCCAACCCCCTTTATCATAAAAAATCTCATCTCCCCATCTTAGTATACCACCTAAGATTTGTTGCTAACCAAGCATCCTATAATTTTGCCTTTCATTTAATTAGATTGTCTGGTATTGCCCAATTTTCTTATATTTTTCCCATCTTTTTTTAAGTAATTCATCAACTGAATATTTCTCTAACATTTGTAAAGATTGTACTATCGCCTCGTCTAAATATGCAGCTTGTTCTTTCACATTGCGGTGGGCACCACCTCTGGGCTCTGGAATAATGCGATCGATAATCCCTAACTTTTTCAAATCATATGCAGTTATTTTCATCGACTCTGCCGCAGTCTGTGCATAACTGGCATCCTTCCATAAAATAGAAGCTGCCCCTTCCGGTGAAATTACAGAATAGGTGCTATTTTCCAGCATATGTATTTCATCTCCTACTCCTAATGCCAAAGCACCGCCACTTCCACCTTCACCAATCACAACACAAATTATCGGCACAGTAAGTCCAGCCATTTCCATTAGATTCCTAGCTATCGCTTCACTTTGCCCTCTTTCTTCAGCTGCCTTCCCCGGATAAGCTCCTTTTGTGTCAATAAAACAAATAATTGGTCGGGAAAACTTTTCAGCCTGTTTCATATGCCGCAAAGCCTTTCGGTATCCTTCTGGGTGAGGCATTCCAAAATTACGCCGAATATTTTCTTTTGTATCCTTTCCACGTTGATGTCCAATAATTGTAACTGGCTTTTCTTTATAAAAGGCAATACCTGTCACAATTGCTGCATCATCTCCAAATAGACGATCCCCATGAAATTCAATAAAATCGGTAAATAGTTCTTCAATATAATCCAACGTTGTTGGTCTTTCCGGATGTCTGGCAAGTTGAACACGATCCCATGGTTTTAAATTACTATAAATATCATTTTCTAATATCGCAAGACGCTTCTCTAATGTATTAATTTCTTCTGTTAAATCGATATCACTATCTGCAGTGAAACGTTTTAGTTCTGCAATTTTTTCCTTCAAATTTACAATTGGTTTTTCAAATTCCAACATCTGCTTCATGATTTCTTTCCACCTTTCTGATGAAACGTTAGCAATAATGCTAATAAATCTTTCATTTCTGAACGGTGTACAACTTTATCCAATTGCCCGTGCTCCAATTGAAATTCAGCTGTTTGAAAATCATCAGGCAGTTTTTCACGAATTGTTTGCTCAATAATACGACGACCTGCAAAACCAATTAAAGCTCCCGGCTCCGCAAGATGATAATCACCAATCGAAGCAAAACTTGCCGATACTCCTCCTGTTGTCGGGTGTGTCATAACAGAAATCATTAAACCTCCCGCATCGCTAAAATGTTTAATAGCTGCTGCTGTCTTTGCCATTTGCATCAAGCTGAGAACACCTTCCTGCATTCTTGCCCCACCGGATGCTGTAAAAATAATAAACGGAATGCCTTCATCTTTTGCATTTTCAACTGCGCGCGCAATTTTTTCGCCGATTACCGACCCCATACTCCCCATCCGAAAGGTAGAATCCATAACCGCAAATGCCGTAACATTGCCATTTATCTTTCCTTTTCCGGTGACTACACCTTCTTTGAGACCTGTTTTCTGCTTATCTTTTTCAATCTTTTCTTCGTAGCCAGGGAAATGGAGCGGATTTCCAGTTGTTAACTGCTTGTCCCATTCGTTGAAGCTTCCTTCGTCAAATAATGTATTAATTCGCTGCCATGCTTGTAATGGATGATGATAATCACAGTTCGGACACACTTGTAAATTTTTATTCATTTCTTTACGATAGTATATTTTATGGCACCCACTACATTTCTGCATTAAGCCCTCAGGAACATCAGCTTTTGCCTGTTCACTCGGGATGGATGCATATTTTTTTCGCTTGCCAAAAAAATCCTTAAGCAAGACAATTCCTCCTTTTTTCAACAACCCCTAACACGTGCATAAAAGCTATTTCTCTATTTTACCGAAAGAGCTTAATGGTTTTTTTATCTATTATACATAAGTTGTACGAAAAAAACTGTCAAAAACAGTCGGCAATTTGAGATTACTTTTCCAACAGCTTGTCGAATAATTTTTCAATAGCTGCATACTGTTTATTATAATATAACTGCACTAATTGCTCATAAAATTCCTTGTCTAAGCTAATGCTCTTAATGGTAATAGCAAATTCATACATTAACTGCCAAACCTTATTAAGCAACAAATTATGGGACATATTAAAAATAAATTGAAAAAACATAGCATGTACAAATTCCATCTCATCTTTTTCTAGGATAGCGGATAGTTCATCTACATCTTGCTTACTCATGTGACAAAATGCGAGTTTAGCTGCTTCCTTTTCTAGCAATCGGATGGTTTTAACTAAATCCGTTTTTGTCTGTTCTTCCTGTAAAACAAAAGAAGCAAGCAGCTCTACCATCTGAAACGGACGATATCTGCTTAAAAAAGTTCCTTCACCACGTTTGGTTTCAATTAACCCTAACAATTCCATTGCACGTAATGCTTCACGTATAGACGATCTGCCAGCATGTAAGATTTCAGCAAGCTCCCTCTCAGAAGGAAGCTTATCTCCCGGCTGTAAATGATGTGTAACAATATATTGGCGAATTTCTTTTAAAACGCCCTGATACACCTTTTGCTTTTGTGACATGGACACAGCCATGACTCACTCCTTTAACACATTAATTACTATCTATTTGTGTTAATCTTCTCGTATTCTCGGCTACTTCTTCTGGATTTACTTCTATTCTTGCTACTCCGGATTCCATAGCAGCTTGAGCTACACTCTTAGCTACAATTGGCGCTACTCTAGCGTCAAATGGAACTGGGATTACATAGTCTTCATGTAATTCACTATCGGAAATAAGGGAAGCTATTGCATGTGCAGCAGCAACTTTCATCTTTTCATTGATTCTTGTTGCACGTACATCAAGTGCTCCGCGGAAAATTCCCGGAAAAGCGAGCACATTATTTACTTGGTTAGGAAAATCTGAGCGCCCCGTCCCAATAACTCTTGCACCGGCTTCTTTAGCAATATTAGGCATAATTTCCGGTTCA is a genomic window of Virgibacillus proomii containing:
- the accA gene encoding acetyl-CoA carboxylase carboxyl transferase subunit alpha, which gives rise to MKQMLEFEKPIVNLKEKIAELKRFTADSDIDLTEEINTLEKRLAILENDIYSNLKPWDRVQLARHPERPTTLDYIEELFTDFIEFHGDRLFGDDAAIVTGIAFYKEKPVTIIGHQRGKDTKENIRRNFGMPHPEGYRKALRHMKQAEKFSRPIICFIDTKGAYPGKAAEERGQSEAIARNLMEMAGLTVPIICVVIGEGGSGGALALGVGDEIHMLENSTYSVISPEGAASILWKDASYAQTAAESMKITAYDLKKLGIIDRIIPEPRGGAHRNVKEQAAYLDEAIVQSLQMLEKYSVDELLKKRWEKYKKIGQYQTI
- the accD gene encoding acetyl-CoA carboxylase, carboxyltransferase subunit beta — translated: MLKDFFGKRKKYASIPSEQAKADVPEGLMQKCSGCHKIYYRKEMNKNLQVCPNCDYHHPLQAWQRINTLFDEGSFNEWDKQLTTGNPLHFPGYEEKIEKDKQKTGLKEGVVTGKGKINGNVTAFAVMDSTFRMGSMGSVIGEKIARAVENAKDEGIPFIIFTASGGARMQEGVLSLMQMAKTAAAIKHFSDAGGLMISVMTHPTTGGVSASFASIGDYHLAEPGALIGFAGRRIIEQTIREKLPDDFQTAEFQLEHGQLDKVVHRSEMKDLLALLLTFHQKGGKKS
- a CDS encoding FadR/GntR family transcriptional regulator, yielding MAVSMSQKQKVYQGVLKEIRQYIVTHHLQPGDKLPSERELAEILHAGRSSIREALRAMELLGLIETKRGEGTFLSRYRPFQMVELLASFVLQEEQTKTDLVKTIRLLEKEAAKLAFCHMSKQDVDELSAILEKDEMEFVHAMFFQFIFNMSHNLLLNKVWQLMYEFAITIKSISLDKEFYEQLVQLYYNKQYAAIEKLFDKLLEK